The genomic stretch ttctgacgaaaagactaaagcatcAGAGGAAGGTGAGAAGCAAAATCCATAAACAACTGAAATctcaactatccagaaaagatcaagaaatcttccaaacatctctgaagaattgattctgggaaacaaggatgaactTGTCAGAACAAGGTAtacattcaaagtatctgaagaaactcctaTGGGATTAGTATCGCTGATTGAGCCcacttcctgtgatgaggcacttcaagacaatgactggattctggaaatgaaagaagaagttgatcaattttcaaagaatgacgtctgggatcttgtccCAAAGCCAAAAGGAATTCATattattggaacaagatgggtattCGGAAACAAATTGAACGAAAaaggagaagtagtcagaaacaaagcacgactggtggcacaaggttatagtcaacaagaagaCATTGAAtacaacgaaacctttgctccagtcgccaggttagaatccattcgtttacttgtatcattcgctgtaaatcactccatcaaattatatcagatggatttcaagagcgcatttcttaatggttacATCTCAaaagaagtgtatgttcatcaacccccaggttttgaaaactctaaatgtccagaacatgtttttaaactgaaaaaaatcactgtatggtctaaaacaagcccctagagcttggtatgaaagactaagcaactttcttctagaacatgactttattaggggaaaggttgactctacactcttctgtaaaaactttaaaaatgatctcatgatatgtcagatatacgttgatgatatagtttttggttcagctaacccctctgtctgtcaagaattctctgagttaatgcagaTAAAATTTGAAATaagtttgatgcaagaactaaaattctttatgggaattcaaatcaatcaagcttcaaaagctacatattatatcaaagtaaatacataaaagacattttgaagaaatttgaaatgtcagaatACAAACCagcaaagacacccatgcatccaacctgcattttggagaaggaagaagtaagtcaaaaggtttgtcataagctctatcgtggtatgataggctctcttctctatctgacggATACCCGTCCTGATATTCTTTTTAGTGtatgtctttgtgccagattccaattagatccaagggaatctcatttaacaCCAGTTAAAAGAAacctaaggtatctgaaaggaactcctaaccttggcctgatgtatgagaaaacatcagagtataggctctctGGATATTGTGATTCAAATTATCTAGGGGacagaatggaacgtaaaagcacatctggaaactgtcagttcttgggaaacaatctcatatcttgggctaacaaaagacagtcaaccatcGCTCTTTCCACTGCAGAACAAAATATATATCAGcttcactatgcactactcagatgctctggatgaaaaatcaactagaagaccttcagatatttgagagtaacgTTCATATCTTCTATGATAATATTGttgccatatgtttaagtaagaaccttattttgcatttccagagctaagcacatagaaataaaacatcattttatcaaagactatgttcagaaaggggtaatatcTTTAAAATGTATAGATGCAtaccatcaatgggctgatatctttataaaacccctcgctgaagatagattctcattCATTCTGAAACACTTAAAAATTGAAAATTGCCCATAATGAATCTAACGTGCTTATCTGAAATAGCAAACTAAGGCTCTAAAAATAACGTCTGATATCtggatctgactctgatacttTTACCAGTTAGAATtcatctgaatcagaaatcctcaggatccaatcccttggtattcctgaagatcagatagatCAACACATGGGTTATCTTGCGTCTGACATTGGATCTTCTAGGCAACTGTCTAGTAGAAATCAAGAGACAAAcccttgagatctcctcgagtagtatgctgatttggggattagacttTCATCATTAGCTGTAATGATGTCTCTCCTAAGCGTGTCAATTTTTTTTGTGCCATCATTAAAGTCTTAACTTTTCAACTGCTACTTAACCttgtcgttttgcatgttttCTATGTGTACTtatacttttcacacttcacacTTTTACACTTTACACTCACATCCTACACAAACCTATCTCCCTCTCAAAGCTCCTCAAGTTCTTCAACATTCATCCTCTTCATCAACTTCCTCATGGATTCTCGGCAACAATCCGTCTACAACtactctcaacaaatggaatcaatGAAACAACCTCCCAGTTCCTCTCAACAAACAACTGCAACAACTGGTGTTGTCTCCACCCCCATTTACAAAGAACCACACATCTTGGATCGTGAACCACACATTAATCTTGCTACTCCCTTTGATAAGCTTGAGGTTTTGCGTTAATCCCTGGTGGACTTTGAgaacatgaagagaaatggaaTAGACCTCACCGAAGAACTCATAAAGCAAGGGTGGTCAAACTACTTTCAAAGGCTCTAAGGTCCTGTCTACACATATCTGGTAAAAGAATTCTGGCATTTTGCAGACTCAGATGACCACTATATCGTGTCATATGTTCTAGGAGTAAAAATCGTCATCACTGAGAAGTCCATCGCctcccttctgaacatggagaagacacGGGAAAGAAGGATTTACAATATTAACCCTAGGGAAGAGTATATGTCCCAGGAAATTGCCCCAATCATATTCAAACAAAACGCTGAAGGTAACtcctccaagaacaaggaacttcaccagaacCTCAGAGTCTGGATGAAGATCATTatgggaaccattcatcatctCCCAACATCCAACTCTTCTAACTACATCAACActgatcagaagtgcattctcTACTGCCTCCACAAAAGGCTCAAGTTGAATCTGCCAGCGCTACTATTCAAATACCTGAGAGACTCTGTAAGAGACACCAggaacaacatgaagcccagaacctacatccctctaGGAATACTAATCTCTAACATTCTGATAGAGAACGGGCTGGTGGATCACCTGATTCACCACAATCTGATGGAGGATGTCACCATTGACATTGGAAGGCCTTTGAACGCTCGCAATCTAAAGAGCATGGGGGTGATTGAGGAAATTTGGGTGAAACCCTCGTCGGAGACCTCCTGGGATGCACTCAAAGATCAAAGGAAGATTCCAAATGGCCTTTACCTCTTTTCCAAAATCGATCCTCCAGGGGTTGTTGCACACTATCTGCAAGATCTGGGTAGCCAAGGAATGGACATCTCAGAGTTCTCTGTGGATTGATTGCCTGAGCATCCATCCAACTTCATGAAGAGACAACGAGAACCCTCTGAGAAGTCAAAGAAGGTCAAGAAAGTAAAGCTGGGGGAACCATCTGTATCAAGACCTCATGTCCCTCTGATCGAATCTCTAAGTAAGTCCTTGCCTCCCCCCTCTCGCTATGTAAATTTAAAGAAAAtttcttcttctcttccccaGACCACACCCATCTACATGCACTATGAACCCTCTCCCTCTACCACCAAAACCTCTGATACTCCTACCTCTAATCCACCATCACCTCCTTTTCAAAAATTTAACCTCTCCACCACAACCTTACCAATCTCTGAAGCTGAAATGCTTAACAAACCTTTCTCACCAATCTCTTCAACATCGTCATCTCCACCTTACTACATCCTCTCATCTGACTCAGAACCTTCTGACCTCCAATCCCCCACCTTTGCTCAGCTTCAGGCTCGTGCTCTTGCCTCACAACAACAACCTAAACTAGAAGCCAACATTCCACCACCACCTGAACAACCAATTCCACTACCATCTGAACAACCACAAACACCACCTTCTGAACAACCCACAACACCACCATCTGAACAACCACCAACTCCACCACCATCTGAAACTCCCATCGTACCACCCTCTAAAAACTTTATTATCCCTACCTCTGAACCTCCCGCTGAATCTACTCATACACCACCAGCATCTTCATCCCTCACTCCTGAACCAGAACCTACCTTCCCCACCCTAGAAGAGGCAATCTCTTTATTTGTGGAGTCTTTAGTGGAGAAAATCATATCTCTATCTGAGAACTCTGGTATTAGTGACGATCCCTCTGCAGTGAGGACTCACTGGAATAGAGTGATCAgatggatgacctctgaggctttcaaactgaaaggcctctctgaacaagtccgcaacgacttTATCAGAGAAGTTGGAGAAAGGTTGTAGGCACGACTGGTCAGAGAGGCAAAGGAAAATGCCAAAAGATAAGGCTCGTCTGGAAGAAGAGCAAAGGGTtagagaagctgcagagaagggTGCTGCTGCTGcggctgctgctgaagctgaagcaaaaggCAAGCAACaatgtgtagcggtgtattcgtcactaagataattgagatctatgtGTATTCGTCAGAGAAGAGGGCAGCACGCATAGCTGCAGAAGAAGCTGCAAAGGCAAGCAACaatgtgtagcggtgtattcgtcactttatgatttattgactaaatcaaaagcaaagcatacaaaggtagagtcgccaccgcacttttatttatccaaaggaatggctaaaaagcgaacaaaagcctaagaagttttacacgtagaaaactaatgaaaggtcagagatctgggtaagggggtaattatgcaaagggaaggtgttaggcacccaatgcatcctaggtactcctagggaacctcttttcacaacttgttgtatcattatttgtttatgaaatatttttgtgcaaacattgattgaagagatgagagaagaatatacaagttagttatttttgtgtttggatggatgaaacccattgcctacgtaccttttcatgaaagataaggatcaaaacgccgtagttcggctaaaagatttccaaaaagtgagtggattgattttaaacaaaagccctaaggtctttcattatccacgggagaaaactcaacctatacaaccacaagtccaccatgtgagaaaagcttcaacttgctagtgagggaccatgccctataataagcaaggaagtcttacaattcaatcactaaggacaaaaggtgagattaacatcaaccactaagataattgagatctatggctaatgtatgaaaacttatcaagaatggacaaagccacaaaacaattgaatgagtggaattaaccaattagaataTTCACAAAAggtggtcaaagtatgattagaattcaattcaaaagaagtattatgaaaatgaagtttgaaaaatcaaaggcttaaggcctaggtttctaattttaaaagagatgaaaatgtttgcacaaagttttctggtttgggttaacatgcaaatggaggtttaaagaacaaaaagggtgggaagtgaggagtaaaacttcttagatgttcacctcttgagatcatatgtagatgatccaagtgattcctttggaaaaggcaacagGCAAGTAACAGGTAAACAAAGCAACAGAAAAAGCCAACataaatggataccagatgccaatcaatggacttacactagtctcacaaaacaaagatggataccggatgccaatcaatggacttacaccaatctcacaaagcaaataaaacaaatgcaataagcaagaggaaacaagttgccaataaatggtcttacactcgactccaaggaaatgggatgccaattaatggtcttagtcccaactcctaccagatcattGGAAAtaactgccaataaatggacttacaattgactcctcaatggacaaaacaaaatgtcaccaagtatgaacaatgatcatgaagtgatatacaattaatgctcaaagatgaaagcaatgcacagaggcacacacaaacaattatgcacatatgggcaaacaaacaacaagtaaccaattagcacacactatacacaatcaatgggctcaagcaaggttaggctttagaaacaagccaactggaatgaggtgttttgagctcttaaccctaacattgagagttagggtgaagcagatgaaatggagatgagggttatgcctcatagctcttatccctggcctgggagagctttaaacaatagaaagtgtgggagttcagaatgaaggaactcttctccacatatgattgactctataagattttgggtttttattcataatgcatcaacacatggtgtgagcaaagtgaatgacacaactgaatagcaggggatgggttacacatcccttttatctgccaattgcctcttaagaggactttacctgcttggcacaaatgtaaacaatcaaaga from Lathyrus oleraceus cultivar Zhongwan6 chromosome 7, CAAS_Psat_ZW6_1.0, whole genome shotgun sequence encodes the following:
- the LOC127103027 gene encoding vegetative cell wall protein gp1-like, encoding MHYEPSPSTTKTSDTPTSNPPSPPFQKFNLSTTTLPISEAEMLNKPFSPISSTSSSPPYYILSSDSEPSDLQSPTFAQLQARALASQQQPKLEANIPPPPEQPIPLPSEQPQTPPSEQPTTPPSEQPPTPPPSETPIVPPSKNFIIPTSEPPAESTHTPPASSSLTPEPEPTFPTLEEAISLFVESLVEKIISLSENSEKLEKGCRHDWSERQRKMPKDKARLEEEQRVREAAEKGAAAAAAAEAEAKEKRAARIAAEEAAKASNNV